In Brassica rapa cultivar Chiifu-401-42 chromosome A06, CAAS_Brap_v3.01, whole genome shotgun sequence, a single window of DNA contains:
- the LOC103872795 gene encoding histone deacetylase HDT2-like isoform X2, producing MWGKIKNNGDDWMYPKPMMDLSQDFIDYPLQRLKRWIYSRECIVACGLSHSMVIVDRTDIADRLEQLEIYDGKGSLEESVEPKEEAVATTKQKPAKRGASKKRKASKASSDSDEENSDKEKEAQGSDSDYSDDDGEEEANGKKQRTRGRGRGRGGRTGNGKASPVEEDVDLASLRNHSDSKK from the exons ATGTGGGGAAAGATTAAGAACAATGGTGATGACTGGATGTACCCCAAACCTATGATGGATTTAAGTCAAGATTTCATTGATT ATCCTCTGCAGCGCCTAAAAAGGTGGATTTACTCGAGGGAATGCAT TGTGGCATGCGGTTTAAGCCATTCTATGGTCATAGTTGACAGAACAGATATTGCAGATCGTCTTGAGCAG CTAGAGATCTACGATGGGAAAGGATCATTAGAag AGAGTGTAGAACCAAAAGAAGAAGCTGTGGCAACAACAAAGCAAAAACCTGCCAAAAGAGGAGCTTCTAAAAAGAGGAAAGCGTCAAAAGCTTCTTCTGACAGTGATGAAGAAAACAGCGACAAGGAAAAGGAAGCTCAAGGCAGCGACAGCGACTACAGTGAtgatgatggagaagaagaagccaatGGCAAGAAACAGAGAACTCGTGGCAGAGGACGAGGCCGCGGCGGCCGCACCGGTAATGGAAAAGCTTCGCCGGTGGAAGAAGATGTAGACCTCGCAAGTCTTAGAAACCACTCTGACTCCAAAAAATAA
- the LOC103872795 gene encoding histone deacetylase HDT2-like isoform X3, with the protein MLSMESLVMAPTVKNPLQRLKRWIYSRECIVACGLSHSMVIVDRTDIADRLEQLEIYDGKGSLEESVEPKEEAVATTKQKPAKRGASKKRKASKASSDSDEENSDKEKEAQGSDSDYSDDDGEEEANGKKQRTRGRGRGRGGRTGNGKASPVEEDVDLASLRNHSDSKK; encoded by the exons ATGCTCAGTATGGAGAGCTTGGTTATGGCCCCAACGGTCAAAA ATCCTCTGCAGCGCCTAAAAAGGTGGATTTACTCGAGGGAATGCAT TGTGGCATGCGGTTTAAGCCATTCTATGGTCATAGTTGACAGAACAGATATTGCAGATCGTCTTGAGCAG CTAGAGATCTACGATGGGAAAGGATCATTAGAag AGAGTGTAGAACCAAAAGAAGAAGCTGTGGCAACAACAAAGCAAAAACCTGCCAAAAGAGGAGCTTCTAAAAAGAGGAAAGCGTCAAAAGCTTCTTCTGACAGTGATGAAGAAAACAGCGACAAGGAAAAGGAAGCTCAAGGCAGCGACAGCGACTACAGTGAtgatgatggagaagaagaagccaatGGCAAGAAACAGAGAACTCGTGGCAGAGGACGAGGCCGCGGCGGCCGCACCGGTAATGGAAAAGCTTCGCCGGTGGAAGAAGATGTAGACCTCGCAAGTCTTAGAAACCACTCTGACTCCAAAAAATAA
- the LOC103872795 gene encoding uncharacterized protein LOC103872795 isoform X1 encodes MDSGSMHHFVGADSSCISWGHAQYGELGYGPNGQKSSAAPKKVDLLEGMHVMGVACGLSHSMVIVDRTDIADRLEQLEIYDGKGSLEESVEPKEEAVATTKQKPAKRGASKKRKASKASSDSDEENSDKEKEAQGSDSDYSDDDGEEEANGKKQRTRGRGRGRGGRTGNGKASPVEEDVDLASLRNHSDSKK; translated from the exons ATGGATTCAGGAAGCATGCATCATTTTGTTGGTGCGGATAGTTCTTGCATAAGCTGGGGTCATGCTCAGTATGGAGAGCTTGGTTATGGCCCCAACGGTCAAAA ATCCTCTGCAGCGCCTAAAAAGGTGGATTTACTCGAGGGAATGCATGTAATGGG TGTGGCATGCGGTTTAAGCCATTCTATGGTCATAGTTGACAGAACAGATATTGCAGATCGTCTTGAGCAG CTAGAGATCTACGATGGGAAAGGATCATTAGAag AGAGTGTAGAACCAAAAGAAGAAGCTGTGGCAACAACAAAGCAAAAACCTGCCAAAAGAGGAGCTTCTAAAAAGAGGAAAGCGTCAAAAGCTTCTTCTGACAGTGATGAAGAAAACAGCGACAAGGAAAAGGAAGCTCAAGGCAGCGACAGCGACTACAGTGAtgatgatggagaagaagaagccaatGGCAAGAAACAGAGAACTCGTGGCAGAGGACGAGGCCGCGGCGGCCGCACCGGTAATGGAAAAGCTTCGCCGGTGGAAGAAGATGTAGACCTCGCAAGTCTTAGAAACCACTCTGACTCCAAAAAATAA
- the LOC103872793 gene encoding protein RCC2-like, with the protein MIRYLYVSGFFFSAGGQLYMWGKVKNNGENWTYPKPMMDLSGWNLRCMDSGSLHHFVGADSSCISWGHHAQNGELGYGLNGQKSSVAPKKVDILEGMHVMGVACGSCHSMVIIVDRTDITDRP; encoded by the exons ATGATCAGATATTTATACGtttctggtttttttttttcagccgGGGGACAGTTATACATGTGGGGAAAGGTTAAAAACAATGGTGAAAATTGGACGTACCCTAAACCTATGATGGATTTAAG TGGGTGGAACTTGCGGTGTATGGATTCAGGAAGCTTGCATCATTTTGTTGGTGCGGATAGTTCTTGCATTAGCTGGGGTCATCACGCTCAGAATGGAGAACTTGGTTATGGCCTCAACGGTCAAAA ATCCTCTGTAGCGCCTAAAAAGGTTGATATACTCGAGGGAATGCATGTGATGGG TGTGGCATGCGGTTCATGCCATTCTATGGTCATCATAGTTGACAGAACAGACATCACTGATCGTCCTTGA
- the LOC103872796 gene encoding protein RCC2-like, translated as MEKGQLGHGDMIQRDRPTVVSGLSKHKIVKAGAGRSHTVVVSDDGRSFAFGLNKHGQLGLGTAKNGFVSVEVESSPLPCVVSDEVTNIACGAEFTVWLSSTEGSTILTAGLPQYGQLGHGTDHEMGLWWIWKVGTSPSLSLLQLTRLGHREQKDEWSPRRVDVFQIHFVLPPNAIVSAGSANSFCSAGK; from the exons ATGGAA AAAGGTCAGTTAGGTCATGGAGATATGATCCAACGTGACAGGCCTACCGTTGTCTCAGGACTCTCTAA GCACAAGATTGTGAAAGCAGGAGCAGGGAGGAGCCACACGGTTGTGGTTAGCGATGATGGCCGGTCCTTTGCTTTTGGGTTGAATAAGCATGGGCAGTTGGGTTTAGGCACCGCCAAAAACG GATTTGTTTCTGTAGAAGTTGAATCGTCGCCTCTTCCATGTGTTGTGTCTGATGAGGTCACAAACATTGCCTGTGGGGCTGAGTTCACGGTGTGGTTATCTTCTACCGAAGGATCCACTATACT GACTGCCGGACTCCCACAGTATGGTCAACTTGGTCATGGAACTGATCATGAG ATGGGGCTTTGGTGGATATGGAAGGTTGGTACTAGTCCATCTCTGAGTTTGTTACAACTTACACG GCTTGGACATAGGGAGCAGAAAGATGAATGGTCTCCTCGCCGCGTTGATGTGTTTCAGATACATTTTGTTTTGCCTCCAAATGCCATTGTCTCTGCTGGCTCTGCAAACTCCTTTTGTAGTGCTGGCAAGTGA
- the LOC103872935 gene encoding auxin response factor 2-like — translation MPLYDLPSKILCRVINVDLKITLFLEPIQDENAIEKEAPLPPPPRFQVHSFCKTLTASDTSTHGGFSVLSRHADECLPPLDMSLQPPTQELVAKKLHANEWRFRHIFRGQQRRHLLQSGRSVFVSSKRLVAGVRMGNYVWV, via the exons ATGCCTCTCTATGATCTTCCTTCGAAGATCCTTTGTCGAGTCATTAATGTTGATTTAAAG ATTACTCTTTTTCTGGAACCTATT CAAGACGAGAATGCAATTGAGAAAGAGGCACCTCTTCCTCCGCCCCCCAGGTTCCAAGTGCATTCTTTCTGCAAAACCTTGACTGCTTCGGACACAAGTACGCATGGTGGATTTTCTGTGCTTAGCCGACATGCTGATGAATGTCTCCCGCCTCTG GATATGTCACTTCAGCCTCCTACTCAGGAGTTAGTAGCAAAAAAATTGCATGCAAATGAGTGGCGTTTTAGACATATTTTCCGAG GTCAACAACGAAGGCATTTGCTTCAGAGTGGGCGGAGCGTGTTTGTTAGTTCCAAGAGGCTGGTTGCAG GGGTGAGAATGGGGAATTACGTGTGGGTGTAA